From Candidatus Neomarinimicrobiota bacterium, the proteins below share one genomic window:
- the nfi gene encoding deoxyribonuclease V (cleaves DNA at apurinic or apyrimidinic sites), producing the protein MRHRNLHSWDVSVAEAKQIQERLRQKVVISPLTGTIDYVAGADVSFDRGSNVVHAAIVVLQFPDLSIVEKKGATEVVDFPYVPGLLAFREGPPVLSAWEKLKKKPDVILFDAHGFAHPRRFGLACHLGVILDVPSAGCAKSVLVGSYSEPGLTAGEFSPLLDGGEEVGAAVRTRDGVSPVFVTVGHRVDLASAIKLALNCVKGFRVPEPTRQAHLAVNILRRGDDLKNGDESQLDMF; encoded by the coding sequence GTGCGGCACAGGAATCTCCATTCATGGGATGTTTCAGTCGCCGAGGCGAAACAGATTCAGGAGAGGCTCCGGCAGAAAGTCGTGATCTCACCCCTGACCGGCACGATTGATTATGTTGCTGGTGCCGACGTCTCGTTTGACAGGGGTTCCAACGTAGTTCATGCGGCCATCGTTGTCCTTCAGTTTCCTGATCTTTCCATCGTTGAAAAAAAGGGAGCTACCGAAGTTGTGGATTTTCCATACGTGCCGGGCCTTCTCGCTTTCCGGGAGGGTCCTCCGGTGCTCAGTGCATGGGAAAAATTGAAGAAGAAACCAGATGTCATCCTGTTCGATGCTCACGGTTTTGCGCATCCCCGAAGATTTGGATTGGCCTGTCACCTGGGAGTCATTCTGGATGTTCCCTCAGCCGGTTGTGCAAAGAGCGTGCTGGTTGGGAGCTATTCGGAACCAGGATTGACAGCTGGTGAGTTTTCACCTCTTCTGGACGGAGGTGAGGAAGTGGGAGCTGCTGTCCGGACCCGGGACGGCGTGAGCCCCGTCTTTGTCACTGTAGGTCACCGTGTGGATCTTGCGAGCGCCATAAAGCTTGCACTCAACTGCGTCAAGGGTTTCAGGGTACCCGAACCTACCAGGCAGGCACACCTGGCCGTGAACATTCTCAGAAGAGGGGATGATCTGAAAAATGGCGATGAAAGCCAGCTAGACATGTTTTAA
- a CDS encoding class II glutamine amidotransferase has product MCRFLAYKGAPILMDKLLYRPENSLIHQSYGARERAEPLNGDGFGVGWYMPEIDPEPAVFLSIQPAWNNANLKYLSPKVLSACILAHIRAATSGDVSEANCHPFHYRNLLFMHNGSIGDFRIIKRALRMRLSDGIYDWIKGETDSEHFFALFLEHLYGKKDSYTRDDLIKSLITAVEEILGLLDEHGISRPFFLNSVLTDGETVLATRYVSDSSLEPHSLYHSKGGRFECIEGVCRMSEGDPSEHAVLIVSEKLTDIDEDWHKVPPNHMVVVDSELSISIVPMVV; this is encoded by the coding sequence ATGTGTCGGTTCCTTGCATATAAGGGCGCGCCCATCTTGATGGATAAACTTCTCTATAGGCCTGAGAACTCACTGATTCATCAAAGTTACGGCGCACGGGAGCGGGCGGAGCCGTTGAACGGGGACGGTTTCGGTGTGGGATGGTACATGCCCGAGATTGATCCCGAGCCAGCGGTATTTCTCTCCATTCAGCCTGCCTGGAACAACGCGAATCTGAAATATCTCTCCCCAAAAGTCCTTTCGGCCTGCATTCTCGCCCATATTCGGGCAGCTACTTCTGGCGATGTCTCGGAAGCGAATTGTCACCCGTTTCATTACAGGAATTTGCTCTTTATGCATAACGGATCCATCGGGGATTTTCGGATAATCAAGCGGGCTCTCAGGATGCGTCTTTCGGACGGCATTTATGATTGGATCAAAGGCGAGACGGACTCTGAGCACTTTTTCGCTCTCTTTCTGGAACACCTTTACGGGAAGAAGGACAGCTACACCCGGGACGATCTGATTAAGTCCCTTATCACTGCGGTTGAGGAAATCCTTGGACTTCTTGACGAACATGGTATTTCCCGACCCTTCTTTCTGAATTCAGTCCTTACGGATGGTGAGACTGTCCTTGCCACGCGATACGTGTCGGATTCAAGTCTCGAACCCCATTCCCTGTATCATTCTAAAGGCGGTCGATTTGAATGCATAGAGGGCGTTTGCCGTATGAGCGAAGGAGACCCTTCGGAACATGCCGTTCTCATTGTCTCTGAGAAATTGACAGATATTGACGAAGACTGGCACAAGGTCCCTCCCAATCACATGGTGGTAGTTGACAGTGAATTATCCATATCTATAGTTCCCATGGTCGTCTGA
- a CDS encoding DUF2231 domain-containing protein, which yields MFPWRPETVHPLFVHFPIALLSTGWLFDVMGTFLKKQSLRDSGWWCLVFGVVSTLFTIPTGFLADRVTGHMADPFPLYNTHGVLQITSSVLFLILLVWRWKAQCRLPEKPLLYLYFGIGGLAVVLLFYGGHLGAQLAGEI from the coding sequence GTGTTTCCCTGGAGACCCGAAACGGTTCATCCCCTGTTTGTCCATTTTCCCATCGCGCTGCTTTCCACAGGATGGTTATTCGATGTGATGGGTACATTCCTCAAGAAACAGTCCCTGCGTGACTCCGGATGGTGGTGTCTCGTTTTTGGTGTTGTTTCGACTCTGTTCACTATTCCCACCGGATTCCTGGCAGACAGAGTTACCGGTCACATGGCTGACCCGTTTCCCCTTTACAACACTCACGGCGTCCTTCAGATAACCTCATCGGTACTGTTCTTGATTCTCCTGGTGTGGAGATGGAAAGCTCAATGCAGACTTCCAGAAAAACCCCTTCTCTATTTGTACTTCGGAATCGGAGGTCTTGCTGTCGTCCTTTTGTTCTACGGCGGACATCTGGGTGCCCAGCTGGCGGGAGAGATTTGA
- the thiI gene encoding tRNA uracil 4-sulfurtransferase ThiI yields MNRMKPDHILCHYAEIGLKGGNRRFFEKRLKENIKEALKIQCPESYEYVKRIRGRILIQLTDKGKRSLDEIEPVLGNTFGIAYFAFARLSEQEMESLKRDSLEVLSGLQFDSFRVTARRGDQSIPFGTQDVNEKVGSFIVENLGKKVDLSNPDVACHIDLVQRYAFIYTKKIAGRGGLPVGISGKVVAMVSGGIDSPVATYYAMKRGAHVVFLHFHSVPYTSRASIDKVREVVDMLKKFQPRSRLLLVKFAPIQKEIMLKTAARFRVILYRRLMFRIAEAIAKRENAHAIVTGESLGQVASQTLENMEVIEHVVKMPILRPLVGFDKQEIVDMARDLGTYEISIQPDQDCCSLFLPKRPSTGARLEDVEKTEEALDIDMLVDAALDDLEHSGIKESRSEEETV; encoded by the coding sequence ATGAATAGAATGAAACCGGATCATATTCTCTGTCATTATGCTGAGATCGGTCTCAAAGGCGGGAACCGCCGGTTCTTTGAGAAAAGACTCAAAGAAAACATCAAAGAGGCCCTGAAAATTCAGTGCCCTGAAAGTTACGAATACGTAAAACGGATACGCGGTCGAATTCTCATACAGCTGACGGATAAAGGAAAGAGGTCCCTTGATGAAATCGAGCCTGTGCTGGGAAACACCTTCGGGATCGCCTATTTCGCATTCGCCCGTCTGTCGGAACAGGAGATGGAAAGTCTGAAGCGGGATTCCCTGGAGGTGTTGTCTGGATTGCAGTTTGATTCCTTCCGCGTGACGGCTCGACGGGGAGACCAAAGCATACCTTTCGGCACTCAGGACGTGAATGAGAAAGTGGGTTCCTTTATCGTGGAGAATCTCGGGAAAAAGGTAGACTTGAGCAATCCCGATGTAGCCTGCCACATCGATCTAGTCCAAAGGTATGCGTTTATTTACACGAAAAAAATAGCCGGCAGGGGAGGTCTCCCTGTTGGGATTAGCGGAAAGGTGGTAGCCATGGTTTCAGGTGGCATCGATTCACCGGTGGCGACATATTACGCCATGAAACGAGGTGCCCATGTGGTCTTTCTCCACTTTCATTCAGTCCCCTACACCAGCCGGGCGTCCATCGACAAGGTAAGGGAAGTGGTGGATATGCTGAAGAAGTTTCAGCCGAGGTCTAGGCTTCTCCTGGTCAAGTTTGCCCCCATTCAGAAGGAAATCATGCTCAAGACGGCGGCCAGGTTCCGTGTCATACTCTACCGCCGGCTTATGTTTCGCATCGCAGAAGCTATTGCCAAAAGGGAAAACGCCCATGCCATCGTGACGGGGGAGTCGCTGGGACAGGTGGCTTCCCAGACGCTTGAAAATATGGAAGTAATCGAGCATGTGGTCAAGATGCCGATTCTTCGGCCCCTTGTAGGCTTTGATAAGCAGGAAATCGTGGACATGGCAAGGGATCTCGGGACGTATGAGATTTCCATTCAACCGGATCAGGACTGCTGCTCCCTGTTCCTTCCCAAACGGCCCTCCACCGGTGCCAGACTTGAGGACGTGGAGAAAACTGAAGAAGCTCTCGATATTGACATGCTGGTTGATGCCGCACTGGACGATTTGGAGCATTCCGGAATTAAGGAGTCCCGGTCAGAGGAAGAGACAGTCTGA
- a CDS encoding NRDE family protein, translating to MCTLNVRFQQHADYPLVVIANRDEFYSRPSVPPLVMSEDPAIFAPRDLEAGGTWFGINQWGLVAAVTNVWLTLPNESQGPAIQATRSRGLLTLDVLNCEKLGQISDLIQQRIRDDTYDYFNLLAASAAGATVFTHAGELREYPLSEGSATILNAPFSPDRPEEAVLPSLSGDEKLSEGWLTEIRRLLARHPDICKHSSVFGTRSSQVLALGRRSQDGDESSYPDRFWYGDGSPCETNFVDLSSPLQSILGGRSKMQAGIS from the coding sequence ATGTGTACCCTGAACGTCAGATTCCAGCAGCATGCCGACTATCCCCTTGTGGTCATTGCCAACCGGGATGAGTTTTACTCGAGGCCGAGTGTTCCCCCCTTGGTGATGTCAGAAGATCCCGCCATATTTGCACCGAGGGATCTTGAAGCGGGGGGGACCTGGTTCGGTATCAACCAATGGGGATTGGTGGCGGCGGTCACCAATGTATGGCTCACTCTTCCAAATGAGTCTCAGGGGCCCGCGATTCAAGCCACGCGATCCAGGGGCTTGTTGACGCTTGATGTGCTTAACTGCGAGAAACTGGGACAGATTTCTGATCTCATTCAACAGAGAATTCGTGACGATACGTACGATTACTTTAACCTTCTTGCGGCATCCGCCGCAGGCGCGACCGTTTTCACCCATGCTGGAGAACTTCGGGAGTATCCCCTTTCAGAAGGCTCTGCCACCATTTTGAATGCACCGTTCTCACCGGACCGACCGGAAGAGGCTGTTCTTCCCTCCCTGTCCGGAGACGAAAAACTGTCTGAGGGGTGGCTTACGGAAATCAGGCGTCTTCTGGCAAGGCATCCTGACATTTGCAAGCACAGTAGTGTCTTTGGAACACGATCCTCGCAAGTTTTGGCGCTTGGGCGACGATCACAAGACGGCGATGAATCCTCTTACCCGGATCGGTTCTGGTACGGTGACGGTTCCCCTTGTGAGACAAATTTTGTTGACCTCTCCTCCCCTCTTCAATCTATCCTCGGGGGGAGGTCAAAGATGCAGGCCGGGATTTCATAA
- the coaBC gene encoding bifunctional phosphopantothenoylcysteine decarboxylase/phosphopantothenate--cysteine ligase CoaBC, with amino-acid sequence MSVLKAKRILLGVTGSIAAYKACEIIRLLRKAGADVQVMLTYSGSKMVGPSTFAALSGKEVLMDLFPDTPKAGLEHIHLAETLDALVVAPATANIIAKMAQGVADDLLSTTALVCEVPTLIAPAMNFRMWRNEATQGNVELLRKRGLTVMEPEHGLLASLATGEGRMVEPEAVVSVLRDLLGTPQDLAGQRVLVTAGPTREPIDPVRFISNRSSGRMGYALAQAAVDRGASVTLVSGPTHIEVPSGCDVIRVNTADEMNQTVRKEAPDQDLIIMAAAVSDFRTTEPKDSKMKKQELPGTLKIKSTPDILKGLRDITRATIVGFALETGNGEENAREKMKMKRLDAIVLNYVDRPGSGFETPTNEGILFLGGRKKRTVLPLESKSDMAHRILSAVGKILATDKMKIE; translated from the coding sequence ATGTCCGTTCTGAAAGCAAAAAGGATTCTCCTGGGTGTTACCGGATCCATTGCGGCGTACAAAGCGTGCGAAATCATTCGACTCTTGCGAAAAGCGGGTGCTGACGTTCAGGTGATGTTGACCTATTCGGGCTCGAAGATGGTGGGTCCTTCCACATTTGCGGCTCTCTCAGGAAAAGAGGTGTTAATGGATCTCTTCCCTGATACCCCCAAGGCTGGATTGGAACATATTCATCTGGCAGAAACTCTGGATGCCCTGGTCGTGGCCCCAGCCACGGCCAATATCATCGCCAAAATGGCTCAGGGAGTGGCCGATGACCTCCTTTCTACAACTGCACTTGTCTGTGAAGTTCCCACTCTGATCGCGCCTGCCATGAATTTCCGCATGTGGCGTAATGAGGCCACTCAGGGGAACGTTGAGCTTCTAAGGAAGCGGGGGCTCACAGTCATGGAGCCTGAGCACGGTCTTCTGGCAAGTCTGGCAACGGGGGAGGGGCGGATGGTGGAACCTGAAGCGGTTGTCTCGGTTCTTAGAGATCTCTTGGGCACTCCCCAGGACCTCGCAGGGCAAAGGGTATTGGTGACGGCAGGACCCACCAGGGAACCCATCGATCCAGTAAGGTTTATCTCGAATCGCTCGAGCGGCAGGATGGGTTATGCCCTTGCCCAGGCTGCTGTGGACAGAGGAGCTTCGGTTACTCTGGTTTCGGGGCCCACCCATATCGAAGTGCCTTCGGGCTGCGATGTTATCAGGGTAAATACGGCTGATGAGATGAACCAGACGGTGCGCAAGGAAGCGCCCGACCAGGACCTAATAATTATGGCAGCGGCTGTCTCGGATTTCAGAACAACCGAGCCGAAAGATTCAAAAATGAAGAAACAGGAACTTCCCGGAACTCTGAAGATCAAATCAACCCCGGATATTCTCAAGGGTCTGCGGGATATCACCCGTGCCACTATTGTGGGATTTGCCCTGGAAACAGGAAACGGCGAGGAGAACGCCCGGGAGAAAATGAAGATGAAACGATTGGACGCCATCGTTCTAAACTATGTGGACCGGCCCGGATCCGGATTCGAAACCCCCACCAATGAGGGGATTCTTTTTCTCGGAGGTCGCAAGAAAAGAACTGTACTTCCCCTCGAATCCAAATCAGACATGGCTCACCGGATTCTCTCCGCTGTTGGGAAGATTCTGGCGACAGACAAAATGAAAATAGAATGA
- a CDS encoding glutaredoxin domain-containing protein, producing MASVRIYTTSWCSYCINAKRLLRENGIEFQEIDIEQAGISRKDLEKLTGRMTVPQIVVGDRPVGGYDDLLILAEQGELHEIVKDELVGRDLQTAE from the coding sequence ATGGCGAGCGTGAGGATATACACAACAAGCTGGTGTTCCTACTGCATAAATGCAAAACGTCTTTTAAGGGAAAACGGAATAGAGTTCCAGGAGATAGATATCGAACAGGCGGGCATCTCGAGAAAAGATCTGGAGAAACTCACGGGCAGGATGACTGTACCGCAAATTGTCGTGGGAGATAGACCGGTGGGTGGATATGATGACCTGCTCATTCTGGCTGAACAAGGGGAATTACACGAAATTGTAAAGGACGAATTGGTGGGACGAGATTTGCAGACCGCTGAATGA
- the egtB gene encoding ergothioneine biosynthesis protein EgtB: MTVGTKTRRVVGGLERGRKSSVKRFLDQYGDVRRFTEQLSAPLEIEDYVIQSMPDVSPTKWHLGHTTWFFETNILVPAYPGYVPFDPQFAYLFNSYYVSLGPRYFRPERGLLSRPTVKQIYDYRLHVNRHVQELFQDLSVDSLDQWLRILEIGIHHEQQHQELILTDIKHVFSISPLHPAYNRDGANSRQDVKIPALEWIGHPEGVYTIGHDGRGFAYDNELARHRLFLDSFQLASRLVTNGEYLEFIEDGGYNEPLLWLSDGWNRVESEGWSAPLYWEKRDGRWWIMTLSGLKELDESEPVSHVSYYEADAYSRWRGARLATEGEWEVAAIDLPIDGNFVESGNLHPAALEKGGSEKHPSQMFGDVWEWTQSHYSPYPGFKPLSGALGEYNGKFMSNQFVLRGGSCATSRTHIRSTYRNFFPGDARWQFSGIRLARNLEE, encoded by the coding sequence ATGACTGTCGGTACGAAAACAAGGCGCGTGGTAGGTGGCCTGGAGAGGGGAAGAAAGTCCTCAGTGAAACGTTTCCTTGATCAATATGGAGATGTTCGCCGTTTCACCGAACAGCTCTCTGCGCCCCTGGAAATCGAGGATTATGTCATACAATCCATGCCCGATGTGAGTCCCACGAAATGGCATCTGGGACACACAACCTGGTTTTTCGAGACGAACATCCTGGTTCCTGCCTATCCGGGCTACGTCCCATTCGACCCACAGTTTGCCTATCTATTCAATTCTTACTATGTCAGTCTGGGTCCGCGATACTTTCGGCCTGAGAGGGGGCTATTATCCCGACCTACTGTTAAACAAATCTACGATTACCGTTTGCACGTGAATAGGCACGTTCAAGAATTGTTCCAGGATTTATCCGTAGATAGTCTTGATCAATGGCTGCGTATTCTTGAGATAGGTATTCACCACGAGCAGCAGCACCAGGAACTTATTCTGACCGATATCAAACACGTGTTCTCAATCAGCCCGCTCCACCCCGCCTATAACAGGGATGGAGCCAATAGCCGGCAGGATGTCAAAATACCGGCGTTGGAGTGGATCGGCCATCCAGAAGGTGTTTACACCATCGGGCACGACGGCCGAGGCTTTGCTTATGACAATGAACTGGCACGCCATCGTCTCTTTTTGGACTCTTTCCAGCTTGCCTCCCGGCTCGTGACCAATGGAGAATACCTTGAATTCATTGAAGATGGAGGATACAATGAGCCCCTTCTCTGGCTATCTGACGGCTGGAATCGGGTGGAGTCCGAAGGATGGAGTGCACCGCTGTACTGGGAGAAGCGTGACGGGCGGTGGTGGATTATGACGCTGTCAGGTCTGAAGGAACTGGATGAGTCGGAGCCTGTTTCCCACGTGAGTTACTACGAAGCCGATGCCTACAGCCGCTGGAGGGGTGCAAGACTTGCCACCGAGGGAGAGTGGGAGGTCGCCGCCATTGATCTTCCCATTGATGGCAATTTTGTTGAGAGCGGGAATCTTCACCCCGCTGCCCTGGAGAAAGGTGGGTCAGAAAAGCATCCTTCCCAGATGTTCGGGGATGTTTGGGAATGGACACAGAGCCACTATTCGCCTTATCCCGGTTTCAAGCCCCTTTCTGGAGCGCTGGGAGAGTATAACGGCAAATTCATGTCCAACCAGTTTGTGTTAAGGGGAGGGAGCTGCGCCACTTCCCGGACCCACATCCGGTCAACTTATCGAAATTTCTTTCCTGGTGACGCCCGGTGGCAATTCTCAGGAATTCGACTGGCCAGGAACTTGGAGGAATAG
- the egtD gene encoding L-histidine N(alpha)-methyltransferase: MTTQTPLVDSEVGTDVVRREVLSGLQKPVKELPCKLFYDEKGARLFDEICDLDEYYLTRTEIAIIESKIGEIASLMGPHCLLVEYGSGSSRKSRLLLDNLKNIAAYVPIDICREQLMEVTASLCESYPDLDVLPVCADFTGDFELPKIDRPVSKRVVFFPGSTIGNFHPREVVRFLRHIAGICGEGGGLLIGVDLVKDPLILHEAYDDPDGVTAQFNMNILERINRELGADFQTGQFSHFAVYNENVGRVEMHLVSQTDQEVRVDGVDISFGVGETIWTESAYKYSPERFRRLAGLAGFNVEKTWTDERKLFSVHYLTVSLSSSVSWAPRKAHVV, translated from the coding sequence ATGACGACGCAAACCCCACTGGTTGACTCTGAGGTGGGAACTGATGTCGTTCGCCGCGAAGTTCTATCGGGACTGCAAAAGCCGGTGAAAGAACTTCCCTGCAAACTGTTTTATGACGAAAAAGGAGCCCGACTTTTCGATGAAATATGTGACCTCGATGAGTACTACCTTACGCGTACAGAAATAGCCATCATTGAGTCAAAGATTGGAGAGATCGCCTCTCTCATGGGACCTCACTGTCTGTTGGTTGAATACGGCAGTGGCAGCAGTAGAAAGAGCAGGCTTCTACTGGACAACCTTAAGAATATTGCCGCCTATGTTCCCATCGACATCTGCAGGGAGCAGTTGATGGAGGTAACAGCCTCCCTTTGTGAATCTTACCCGGATCTGGACGTGCTCCCCGTATGCGCGGATTTCACCGGTGATTTTGAGCTCCCGAAGATTGATAGACCCGTCTCGAAACGCGTCGTTTTTTTCCCTGGCTCCACTATTGGAAATTTCCATCCCCGGGAGGTGGTGAGGTTCTTGAGGCATATCGCCGGTATTTGTGGAGAGGGTGGTGGACTTCTGATCGGAGTTGATCTGGTCAAAGATCCACTCATCCTCCACGAGGCCTATGACGACCCCGACGGTGTTACTGCCCAATTCAACATGAACATTCTGGAACGAATCAACCGGGAATTGGGTGCGGATTTTCAGACCGGTCAGTTCAGCCATTTTGCCGTGTATAACGAGAACGTGGGCCGCGTCGAGATGCACCTGGTGAGTCAAACAGATCAAGAAGTCCGTGTGGATGGTGTCGATATATCGTTCGGGGTAGGAGAAACTATCTGGACCGAATCAGCGTACAAGTATTCGCCGGAAAGATTTCGGAGATTGGCTGGTTTGGCAGGCTTCAACGTGGAAAAGACATGGACGGATGAAAGAAAACTTTTCAGCGTGCATTACCTCACTGTCTCCCTTTCATCATCTGTGTCCTGGGCGCCCCGGAAAGCTCATGTTGTCTGA
- a CDS encoding Crp/Fnr family transcriptional regulator, which yields MAEKTKLWYLQNFNLLARMDEKSMTELEKYTRMSENKKREIIYFPDEASDTIYLLKKGKVKISRLSEDGRSTTLQLIGPGEIFGESSILGQEKHENIAEVVEDAVICSVSREMFQDLMEKNPHLNLRITKFIGFRIRTIQAHVEDLVFKDARERVIAFLRRYVKTFGKELVDGWIVRPFLTHQEIAELTATSRQTVNPILNELESEGKIKYTRRYLKTDAPELVGGEGP from the coding sequence ATGGCAGAAAAGACAAAACTCTGGTATTTGCAGAATTTCAATCTCCTCGCTCGAATGGACGAGAAATCAATGACGGAGTTGGAAAAGTACACGAGAATGAGCGAAAACAAGAAAAGGGAGATTATCTATTTTCCCGATGAAGCCAGCGATACCATCTATTTGTTAAAAAAGGGAAAAGTGAAAATATCACGCCTATCGGAGGATGGCCGCTCAACGACTCTTCAGCTCATCGGTCCTGGGGAGATTTTCGGTGAGAGTTCCATTCTCGGTCAGGAAAAACATGAGAATATCGCAGAGGTCGTGGAGGATGCCGTCATCTGTTCCGTCAGCAGGGAAATGTTTCAAGATTTGATGGAAAAGAATCCTCATCTAAATCTTCGGATCACGAAATTCATAGGTTTCCGGATTCGAACCATTCAAGCTCACGTGGAAGATCTCGTTTTCAAGGATGCCAGGGAACGTGTGATCGCGTTCCTGAGGCGGTACGTGAAAACATTCGGGAAGGAGCTGGTTGATGGCTGGATAGTGAGGCCTTTCTTGACCCACCAGGAGATAGCGGAACTCACGGCGACCAGCCGTCAGACGGTAAATCCTATTCTCAATGAGTTGGAAAGCGAGGGGAAAATCAAGTATACCCGGCGTTATCTCAAGACCGATGCCCCGGAACTCGTGGGAGGCGAAGGGCCATGA
- a CDS encoding cytochrome c peroxidase: protein MIISKKMLPSAIGALVLGLTGCATAPAPEPVEANPPIKMAEALKNIDMGMKMMGDMDMMMKTVMGKQQETLALGNRLFNDPTLSGATQGVSCNSCHPGGGTTGGEAEIPPMMGYPGWNLPIPDLHGSAATFPKFKVPNAEVITLSQMNNNCLMMFVGGKKRLPLNARESHAIALYVTSLSKGEAVEPGKMGMMK, encoded by the coding sequence ATGATAATATCAAAGAAGATGTTGCCGTCTGCTATTGGGGCACTGGTACTGGGATTGACCGGATGCGCGACGGCTCCCGCACCGGAACCGGTAGAAGCGAATCCCCCCATAAAAATGGCTGAGGCACTGAAAAACATCGACATGGGAATGAAAATGATGGGTGACATGGACATGATGATGAAAACGGTAATGGGAAAACAGCAGGAAACCCTCGCCCTGGGGAACCGGCTTTTCAACGATCCAACCCTGTCCGGTGCTACACAGGGGGTCTCCTGCAATAGCTGTCATCCTGGTGGAGGAACCACGGGGGGTGAAGCGGAAATCCCCCCTATGATGGGATATCCCGGTTGGAACCTTCCCATTCCTGATCTCCACGGCAGTGCGGCGACTTTCCCGAAATTCAAGGTCCCCAATGCCGAAGTGATCACTCTTTCTCAAATGAATAATAACTGCCTCATGATGTTCGTTGGTGGGAAGAAACGCTTGCCCCTCAATGCCAGGGAGTCTCATGCTATCGCCCTTTATGTCACATCTCTCAGCAAAGGGGAGGCGGTTGAGCCGGGCAAGATGGGAATGATGAAGTAG
- a CDS encoding c-type cytochrome, with amino-acid sequence MAGKLNLTEILFLVIALSGCSRWAAGGEESNDPPSRHLSTLKAFQESRIVREKSCLTCHTVGDRGGTVGPILDQVGNRRTKEWLSTWLKDPNAVKAGTQMPNFQFSPEEVEEVVGYLTRLRKEVPTQEILSREAPLAEKGRELLEAYGCQACHRIGDAGRFVGVDLTWVGKRKSTAWEQIWLKNPQEWNRETFMPNFRLTDGEIRALAAYLSTLQGEHNDAGKRWEARSRFFLGGSRVTAGKMVYDRFGCWGCHGKKGRKPDRNPNAAPDERVPELWGTMNRLSDEQVEQIIRTGSRSPSLDQDKPPPYFACPEWKDDISDDEMTSLIAYLKTLGPEKKEWRFR; translated from the coding sequence TTGGCTGGAAAACTCAACCTGACGGAAATACTCTTTCTGGTTATTGCATTGTCAGGTTGTTCCAGATGGGCGGCCGGAGGTGAGGAAAGTAACGATCCCCCTTCTAGGCATCTGTCCACCTTAAAAGCGTTTCAGGAAAGCCGCATAGTTAGAGAAAAATCGTGTCTAACCTGCCATACCGTGGGCGACCGGGGTGGGACCGTTGGACCGATTCTTGACCAGGTCGGAAACCGGAGGACAAAAGAGTGGCTTTCCACATGGTTGAAGGATCCCAACGCCGTCAAGGCGGGCACACAAATGCCCAATTTCCAGTTCTCCCCTGAGGAAGTCGAGGAAGTCGTGGGATATCTCACGCGGTTGCGAAAAGAGGTACCTACCCAGGAAATTCTCAGCCGGGAGGCACCCCTTGCGGAAAAAGGGAGGGAACTTCTGGAAGCGTACGGGTGCCAAGCATGTCACAGGATCGGGGATGCCGGTCGTTTTGTTGGGGTGGATCTCACATGGGTGGGAAAAAGAAAATCGACAGCGTGGGAGCAGATATGGTTGAAAAATCCCCAGGAATGGAACCGGGAGACGTTCATGCCGAATTTTCGTCTGACGGATGGCGAGATTAGAGCACTCGCTGCGTACCTGAGCACTCTGCAAGGAGAGCACAACGATGCAGGAAAACGATGGGAAGCCAGATCGCGATTCTTCCTTGGGGGGTCACGAGTCACGGCGGGAAAGATGGTTTATGACCGTTTTGGATGCTGGGGATGCCACGGAAAGAAAGGACGCAAACCGGACAGGAACCCGAATGCGGCACCGGATGAAAGGGTGCCGGAGTTGTGGGGAACCATGAACCGTCTGTCGGATGAACAGGTGGAACAAATCATAAGGACCGGATCCCGGTCTCCATCGCTGGATCAGGACAAACCGCCGCCTTACTTCGCCTGTCCTGAATGGAAAGACGACATTTCGGACGATGAAATGACCAGTCTCATTGCCTATCTGAAGACACTCGGTCCAGAGAAAAAAGAATGGAGATTCCGGTGA